A window of [Ruminococcus] lactaris ATCC 29176 genomic DNA:
TAGAAGTGATCGCCGCTGTATAAGAATTTTACTGTGAAGCTTTTTGCAGCAGTTTTTTCCTTCAGTGCCAATCAGGACTATACTGAAAAAGATGCTTTTCTTTGATCTGACCTTTACTCCCGACCGGGTGTATCTGCCATTTCCGGAAAAGCATCTTTTCTTTTTTTACATTTTCTCTTTATCGTATCTTTTCTTTTTATAAAGTCTCCAGTTCTTTCATCCATACAGCAACGCAGGCATCACTCGGCATTCTCCAGTCACCACGCGGAGAAAGTGCCACAGTTCCCACTTTCGGGCCATCCGGCAGACAGGATCTCTTAAACTGCTGGGAGAAAAATCTCCTGCAGAATGTCTTCAGCCACTTCAGGATCGTTTCCCTGTCGTATTCCCCCTCAAAAGTACTGCAGGCAAGACGATAGATCTTTGCAGGCTCATATCCAAAGCGAAGCATAAAATATAAGAAGAAGTCATGCAATTCATACGGTCCCACCAGATCTTCTGTCTTCTGTGCGATGTCTCCGTCTTTTGGCGGAAGTAATTCCGGGCTTACCGGAGTGTCCAGTACATCATACAGTACTTCCCGGAGCTGCTCATCTTCCGTATCATCCGCAGCATATTTGACCAGATGGCGTACCAATGTCTTAGGCACAGAGGCATTCACCCCGTACATGGACATATGATCGCCATTGTAGGTTGCCCAGCCAAGTGCAAGCTCTGACATATCGCCTGTCCCGATAACCATGCCCCACGTCTTATTCGCAAGATCCATCAATACCTGCGTTCTCTCGCGTGCCTGTCCATTCTCATAAGTGACACTGTGATCCTCGGGATCGTGTCCGATATCCCGGAAATGGATATTCACCGCCTCGGCGATCGGCACCTCTATCAGAGTTGCCCCGACCTTTTTCGACATCTCACAGGCATTCTGATAGGTACGGTCTGTCGTTCCAAAACACGGCATCGTCACCGCAAGAATATCTTTTTTATCCCTTCCAAGCATATCAAATGCTTTCGCAGTAACCAGGAGGGCAAGCGTAGAATCCAGCCCACCGGAAATTCCTACCACTGCGGTTCTCGCATTGGTATGGGCAAGACGCTTCTTCAGTCCCATTGCCTGGATCGTCAGGATCTCCTCGCATCGTGCAGCTCTCGTCTGTTCATCTGACGGAACAAACGGCTTCTTTGGAAATGTTCTCGTCAGAGAAGTTTCTCCTTTTTCTATCTGGAATCCTACCCGGATCAGGCTGCGTTCCTTTGCTGTCTGAAATGTCGTATTCTTTCTTCTTTCTCCCGTAATTCTCTCAAGGTCAAACTCCGAGTAAATAATTTCATTTCTATAGCGACCGCTTTCTTTCAGGATTGTTCCATTTTCTGCGATAATATTATGTCCGCCAAAGACAAGATCCGTTGTTGATTCTCCTTCTCCTGCATTTGCATAAATATATCCTGCGATCAGTCGTGCAGACTGCCCTGCGATCAGCTCTCTGCGATACGTATCCTTTCCGATCGTCTCATCGCTTGCGGAACAGTTTACGATCACAGTTGCTCCTTCCAGTGCCGCACCGATACTCGGCGGAACCGGTGACCACACATCCTCGCAGATCTCCGCTGCAACGATCAGATCTTCCATTTCTGCTGCCTGGAAAAGAATCTGTGGTCCGAACGGGATCTCTTCTCCGTTAAAAGAAATATATCTCGCCTTCTCCGGTCCGGGAGTAAACTGACGCATCTCATAAAATTCCCCGTAATTCGGAAGAAATGTCTTTGTCGTCAGTCCCAGGATCTTTCCATGATTCAGGGCTGCTGCCACATTGTAAAGCTTTCCATCCACCTCAAGCGGAACTCCCACAAACACCAGCAGATCCCTGTCTCTGGTAAACTCTGCGATCTCCAACAGAGCCTTTTTCGCTGCCTTCAGTAAAACCGCATGGTCAAACAGGTCACTGCACGTATATCCTGTCACACACAGTTCCGGGAACACCAGTATTTTTGCGTTCGCCTTTTCTGCTTCTTCAATCCCTCTGCAAATATTCTCTTTATTAAACTCTACATCTGCGACCCGGATATCCGGTGTTGCCGCAGCAACCTTTACAAATCCATGTCTCATATGCTTCTCCTTTCGCTGATCCGTTCCTCAGTCCGGATTTTTATCATTTTCATTCTCAGTCCGTTCCTGCAGAACTTTAAAAATTTATCTGCTCTTTTTTAATAATTCTTTTAATTCATCCACTGAATAATGATAGGCTGTATTACAGAAGTGACATTTTACTTCAATCTCTTTTCCTTCATCAATCATCTCCTGAATTTCCTTCTTTCCAATACTGATGATTGCTTTTTCAATTCTCTTTTTAGAACAGTTACAGTAGAACTGTGTCGGCATCGTATCCGTGATCTCAAGATCTAGTCCTTCCAGCACCTGCTCCAGCATTTGTTCCGGCGTATGTCCATCATCAAGCATAGCTGTGACAGAACGGATCTTTTTAATATTTTCTTCCAGTTTATTTAATACTTCATCTTCAATAAAAGGCATAACCTGAACAATAAATCCTCCGGCAACTCTGACCGTATTATCTCCGTTCATCAGTACACCCAGTCCTACGGAAGACGGAACCTGCTCAGACGTTGCAAAGTAGTACGTCAGATCTTCTGCGATCTCACCGGTCTGAAGGATTGTCTGACCGGAATATGGTTCTTTCAGTCCCATATCTTTGATGATCGTCATAACTCCCTGGCCCAATGCTCCGCCTACATCCAGCTTTCCATTCTTTGGTGGCAGCATGACATCCGGATTAAATACATATCCTTTTACATTTCCCTGACTGTCTGCCGTCACTGTCAGCCCCTCAATATCTCCGGAACATTTGATCTGGATCGTCAGCATATCGGTATCATTCTTCATCATGCTTCCCATCATGACTCCACCGGTCAGAAGCCGTCCCAGAGCTGCTGTTGCAACCGGACTTGTCTGATGATGGACTCTCGCCTCTTCTACCAGGTTCGTTGTTACTGCGGCAAAAGCACGGATCTGCGTATTTCCTGCGGTTGCCCTGACAATATAATCTTTCATTCTTCTTTTCCTTTCTCATCATAAAATTTCTTGCTTATTTCTGTAACTTTCCATATTCTCTTGCTATGATATAGATCCGTTCACTTTTTTCTGTCGGTGCTTCATGGGTAAATGCATCATAAGCAGTCTCAAAGATCAGCCCTGAACCTTGAATCAGCTCTTTCATCTCGTCTAATGTATAACCCCTCTGATAATGCGTCTCCTGATACTTCCGGTACAAATTTTTCTCTTTTCCCTCTTCCCTGATAAACAGCGTCAGATCATATTCATTGATCTTTTCCTCATCATAGTAATAGTTATCCCAGATAAAACTACATTCACCACGGTCTTCCGCTATAACGGTATCTCCCATTACTTCCTTATATTTATATACTGTATTAAAATCAAAAATAAAGACGCCTTCAGGAT
This region includes:
- a CDS encoding NAD(+) synthase, with amino-acid sequence MRHGFVKVAAATPDIRVADVEFNKENICRGIEEAEKANAKILVFPELCVTGYTCSDLFDHAVLLKAAKKALLEIAEFTRDRDLLVFVGVPLEVDGKLYNVAAALNHGKILGLTTKTFLPNYGEFYEMRQFTPGPEKARYISFNGEEIPFGPQILFQAAEMEDLIVAAEICEDVWSPVPPSIGAALEGATVIVNCSASDETIGKDTYRRELIAGQSARLIAGYIYANAGEGESTTDLVFGGHNIIAENGTILKESGRYRNEIIYSEFDLERITGERRKNTTFQTAKERSLIRVGFQIEKGETSLTRTFPKKPFVPSDEQTRAARCEEILTIQAMGLKKRLAHTNARTAVVGISGGLDSTLALLVTAKAFDMLGRDKKDILAVTMPCFGTTDRTYQNACEMSKKVGATLIEVPIAEAVNIHFRDIGHDPEDHSVTYENGQARERTQVLMDLANKTWGMVIGTGDMSELALGWATYNGDHMSMYGVNASVPKTLVRHLVKYAADDTEDEQLREVLYDVLDTPVSPELLPPKDGDIAQKTEDLVGPYELHDFFLYFMLRFGYEPAKIYRLACSTFEGEYDRETILKWLKTFCRRFFSQQFKRSCLPDGPKVGTVALSPRGDWRMPSDACVAVWMKELETL
- the hslO gene encoding Hsp33 family molecular chaperone HslO — protein: MKDYIVRATAGNTQIRAFAAVTTNLVEEARVHHQTSPVATAALGRLLTGGVMMGSMMKNDTDMLTIQIKCSGDIEGLTVTADSQGNVKGYVFNPDVMLPPKNGKLDVGGALGQGVMTIIKDMGLKEPYSGQTILQTGEIAEDLTYYFATSEQVPSSVGLGVLMNGDNTVRVAGGFIVQVMPFIEDEVLNKLEENIKKIRSVTAMLDDGHTPEQMLEQVLEGLDLEITDTMPTQFYCNCSKKRIEKAIISIGKKEIQEMIDEGKEIEVKCHFCNTAYHYSVDELKELLKKSR